Proteins co-encoded in one Nitrosopumilus sp. genomic window:
- a CDS encoding DUF309 domain-containing protein: protein MERYLLHFKNEKYLPQDCRELAHKARDLVSDMKNVSVRLARVATKFIEFDVAAEKEDLDVLVDKLSLIGEIDNVRHVFEEHIEKEKGIEDGIFFFNNERFWECHEAFEGVWNQCYGREKELVQGIILVAVAFAHEQENEESIGIGMLSRALEKLGSSPSMYHSIDVDRIRKKAVEMQQAKKLTRFEI, encoded by the coding sequence GTGGAACGTTATCTACTTCATTTTAAAAATGAGAAATATTTGCCTCAAGATTGTAGAGAACTTGCTCATAAAGCAAGAGATCTTGTGTCTGACATGAAAAATGTCTCAGTGCGACTAGCTAGAGTTGCCACTAAATTTATTGAATTTGACGTAGCTGCTGAAAAAGAAGATCTGGATGTACTGGTTGATAAATTATCTCTAATTGGGGAGATTGATAATGTAAGACATGTTTTTGAAGAACACATTGAAAAAGAGAAGGGTATTGAGGATGGGATATTTTTCTTTAATAATGAAAGATTTTGGGAATGCCATGAAGCATTTGAAGGAGTTTGGAATCAATGTTACGGACGAGAAAAGGAACTAGTACAAGGAATTATCTTGGTTGCAGTTGCATTTGCTCATGAGCAAGAAAATGAAGAAAGCATTGGAATTGGCATGTTAAGCAGAGCATTAGAAAAACTAGGTTCTTCACCCTCAATGTATCATTCCATTGATGTTGATAGAATAAGAAAGAAAGCAGTTGAAATGCAACAAGCAAAAAAATTAACTAGGTTTGAGATTTAA
- a CDS encoding plastocyanin/azurin family copper-binding protein, with the protein MTIGISNNIQKTIRYIVHSQILMLLILLVFTFTITPIVYAETWKVQIPAGAAEPESPVHFTPLEISIRPGDRVEWRNADSTIHTVTSGTLESGITTMFDSRHMEPGSKFSVLFSKQDVGEIKYFCTIHPWMTGIVNVVELASDYQVFHNVGSDVSESPVDVVYKVQRNLVDVKVEPTRKSITFSFVGKIENDKFVVYLQENLIKNPQAVFVDDKQITNYELIKNNGITTLTVVLHGSAEEVKVVGVDVIGTSDPKKHVLINQMFGVTDKKFYSIDEKIVISGEIKNPVQLYEITLDVIAPKGNTVYHKVIPLVDSTKFTETVPTSGIFRDFGEYRVKITGPSAKSLFLPFDYGIAPKEFKSPLKQMNIGTDPSDVICNVGLELFMKSSDGKAVCLTESSAIILMQRGWADYF; encoded by the coding sequence ATGACAATCGGCATATCTAATAATATACAAAAAACAATTCGTTACATCGTGCATTCACAAATTCTAATGCTCTTAATTCTTCTAGTATTTACATTCACAATTACCCCTATTGTATATGCGGAAACATGGAAAGTGCAGATTCCTGCAGGAGCTGCAGAACCTGAATCTCCAGTTCATTTTACGCCTTTGGAAATTTCAATCAGGCCTGGAGACAGAGTGGAATGGAGGAATGCAGATTCTACAATACATACTGTAACTTCAGGTACATTAGAGTCGGGGATAACTACAATGTTTGATAGCAGGCATATGGAACCTGGAAGTAAGTTTAGCGTTCTTTTCAGTAAACAAGATGTTGGAGAAATCAAGTATTTTTGTACGATCCATCCATGGATGACGGGGATAGTAAATGTCGTTGAACTTGCTTCAGATTACCAAGTATTTCATAATGTAGGCTCAGATGTTTCAGAGTCCCCAGTAGATGTAGTGTATAAAGTTCAGAGAAATTTAGTGGATGTAAAAGTAGAGCCAACAAGGAAAAGCATTACTTTTAGTTTTGTAGGAAAAATCGAGAATGATAAGTTTGTGGTGTATTTACAGGAGAATCTAATCAAAAATCCTCAAGCAGTATTTGTAGATGACAAACAGATAACAAATTATGAATTGATAAAAAATAATGGCATTACAACGCTTACTGTGGTGTTGCATGGATCTGCTGAAGAGGTAAAGGTTGTCGGAGTCGACGTGATTGGCACATCTGATCCTAAGAAGCATGTGTTGATAAATCAAATGTTCGGAGTGACCGATAAAAAATTCTATAGTATAGATGAGAAAATTGTGATTTCAGGAGAAATAAAAAATCCCGTTCAATTATATGAAATCACATTAGATGTCATTGCACCAAAGGGGAATACTGTTTATCATAAAGTGATACCTCTTGTAGACTCTACCAAATTCACGGAGACAGTTCCAACAAGCGGAATATTTCGAGACTTTGGTGAATACCGTGTGAAAATTACTGGACCTAGTGCAAAGAGTTTGTTTTTACCATTTGATTATGGAATTGCTCCAAAAGAATTCAAATCCCCACTTAAACAGATGAACATAGGTACTGATCCAAGTGATGTCATATGTAATGTTGGATTGGAACTCTTCATGAAGAGTTCTGATGGTAAAGCAGTTTGTTTGACTGAATCTTCTGCAATAATTTTAATGCAGAGAGGTTGGGCAGACTATTTTTAG
- a CDS encoding HIT domain-containing protein — translation MGDMRKDYVSERFMIVTKKDDKIVDPKKSPFAPGNESMTNPSVLSLVAKDGMLQRLQDNEDEYVEGWAIRVFESKNPIVSIDTENSYSDRPFYSEPAYGYHYIVVASPKEKDTFATIDPEQWSNVLVVVQDRLRWLYTQKGVTYVSIYADHGDLAGSTNPHPHLNLITFSTIPPVIESEAEASHKILNEKGVCPVCQTVNEEISGPRQVLQTEGFIAFCPWSPSYPYEFWISPKKHTTSFSKITQKEINDLSLILRATLGGLSKTVKNVSYNLVFHLSPEKKNSRQIHWHIEVYPITKSWSGLERGYGIFLNDVSPEQAAEKLGASCRKELANLVGIV, via the coding sequence ATGGGGGATATGCGTAAAGATTACGTTTCTGAGCGTTTCATGATTGTAACAAAAAAAGATGATAAAATTGTTGATCCAAAAAAGTCTCCATTTGCTCCAGGCAATGAATCTATGACCAACCCTTCGGTATTGTCACTTGTTGCAAAAGATGGAATGCTGCAGCGTCTTCAAGATAATGAAGATGAATATGTTGAGGGTTGGGCTATTAGAGTATTTGAAAGCAAAAACCCAATTGTTTCAATTGATACTGAAAATTCTTACAGTGACAGACCTTTCTATAGCGAACCTGCTTATGGGTATCACTATATTGTTGTGGCGTCTCCAAAAGAAAAAGACACATTTGCAACAATTGATCCTGAACAGTGGTCAAATGTCTTAGTTGTAGTTCAGGATAGATTGCGATGGCTTTATACTCAAAAAGGTGTAACCTATGTTTCAATTTATGCTGATCATGGTGACTTGGCTGGAAGTACAAACCCTCATCCTCATCTTAACCTTATTACATTTTCTACAATACCTCCAGTAATTGAGAGCGAAGCTGAAGCGTCACACAAAATTCTAAATGAAAAAGGTGTATGTCCAGTGTGTCAGACAGTAAATGAGGAAATCAGTGGTCCAAGACAGGTTCTTCAAACAGAAGGTTTTATTGCATTTTGTCCTTGGTCTCCTTCATATCCTTATGAATTTTGGATTTCGCCAAAAAAACATACTACTAGTTTTTCAAAAATTACTCAAAAAGAAATTAACGATTTATCTTTGATTTTACGTGCAACATTAGGTGGATTGTCAAAAACTGTAAAAAATGTCTCGTATAATCTTGTTTTTCATCTTTCCCCTGAAAAGAAAAACAGTAGACAAATTCATTGGCATATTGAAGTTTATCCAATCACAAAATCTTGGTCTGGATTAGAACGTGGCTATGGGATCTTCTTAAATGATGTGTCTCCAGAACAAGCTGCTGAAAAACTCGGAGCATCTTGCAGAAAAGAATTGGCTAACTTAGTTGGTATTGTATAA
- a CDS encoding GNAT family N-acetyltransferase gives MSQPIIRELRKEDILNGFLTTLDALRKTSDIRTDKAMKIFEKINSNPDHIIAVAELDGKIVGTTTLLIEQKFIHDGGVVGHIEDVVVNKDYHGQKIGEKIMKYILEIAKNRGCYKTILDCTDEVKPFYEKLGFKKIANELRFDHV, from the coding sequence ATGAGTCAACCAATTATCAGAGAATTACGAAAAGAAGACATTCTAAATGGATTTCTAACAACACTAGATGCCTTGAGAAAGACAAGTGATATTAGAACAGATAAAGCAATGAAAATTTTTGAGAAAATAAATTCCAACCCAGATCACATTATTGCAGTTGCAGAATTAGATGGAAAAATTGTTGGAACCACAACACTTCTAATAGAACAAAAATTTATTCATGATGGGGGAGTTGTAGGGCATATTGAAGATGTTGTAGTGAATAAAGACTATCACGGACAAAAAATAGGAGAGAAAATTATGAAATACATTCTAGAAATTGCAAAAAATAGAGGTTGCTACAAAACAATTTTGGACTGCACTGATGAAGTAAAACCATTTTATGAAAAACTGGGCTTCAAAAAGATTGCAAATGAATTAAGATTTGATCATGTTTAG
- a CDS encoding nucleotidyltransferase family protein, protein MKAVILAGGLGTRLQPYTTFLPKPMLPLGEKPILEHLVDWTRKNGVKSVVLCVSYLRKTIEDYFEDGKRFGVNIEYAISDKPLATAGQLKTAEEFIDDTFVCIYGDSIFNFSLRNMIKQHQKKKSFVTMSLNEYKTNLPYGVIETTKSGKVLSWNEKPEIKANVNMGCYVMEPEILKCIPKNKPFGMDDVIKKAIDRKKLVNSFLTKNGFTDIGNKTSYKKAYQEYIQKLGKI, encoded by the coding sequence GTGAAAGCAGTGATTCTTGCAGGAGGGTTAGGTACAAGACTCCAACCATATACAACATTCCTTCCAAAGCCAATGCTGCCTTTAGGGGAAAAACCAATCTTAGAGCACCTGGTTGATTGGACAAGAAAAAATGGCGTGAAATCAGTTGTGCTATGTGTAAGCTATCTGAGAAAAACAATTGAAGATTATTTTGAAGATGGTAAAAGATTTGGGGTGAATATAGAATATGCCATTTCAGATAAACCACTTGCTACAGCAGGTCAATTGAAAACTGCAGAAGAATTCATTGATGACACATTTGTTTGCATATATGGAGATTCAATTTTTAATTTCAGTCTTAGAAATATGATAAAACAGCACCAAAAGAAAAAATCATTTGTTACAATGAGTCTCAACGAATACAAGACTAACTTGCCATATGGAGTAATTGAGACTACAAAGAGTGGAAAGGTACTGAGCTGGAATGAAAAACCCGAGATCAAGGCCAATGTAAATATGGGATGCTACGTCATGGAACCGGAAATTTTAAAGTGTATACCAAAAAACAAACCATTTGGAATGGATGATGTAATAAAAAAAGCCATAGATAGAAAAAAATTAGTAAATAGTTTTCTTACAAAGAACGGTTTTACAGATATTGGAAACAAAACATCATACAAAAAAGCATATCAAGAGTATATTCAAAAATTAGGTAAGATCTGA
- a CDS encoding alkaline phosphatase family protein produces MDNSDIHMIYVLLDGVGDLPHPDLQGKTPLEAANTPILDKIARNGCIGEVISVGKGIAPESDIAVFNMLGYKFNHAEYAGRGVIEAIGIGIDFKNGDLALRGNYSTLNDEQVIIDRRAGRNIEKEDAEGIAKEIEEKIKFSSPGISVVVSPTIGHRVTVRIRANSRKLSSKITNTDPAYSNIGGMGVAKAVGDFLKIEKCLPLEDDEDSKFTANIVNEFSEQSIRIMKESQINKKRKELGKKQLSCILLRDAGNKYPDVTPINEKYSMQFSCIVDMPVELGISDVLKMKAFEAGGLTDYEEKARVAAKAMETQNSIYVHLKGPDEFGHDGDAIGKMKNIEEIDQRFFKTLVENIDSNKVAIIISADHSTPCINKGHSDDPVPVLVSADFIQNDGTTRMTEDQAKKGSIGLLQGAEVVTKSLELIKSQT; encoded by the coding sequence ATGGATAATTCAGATATTCACATGATTTACGTTTTATTAGATGGTGTTGGAGACCTTCCACATCCAGATTTGCAAGGAAAAACACCATTGGAGGCTGCAAATACCCCAATCTTGGATAAAATTGCAAGAAACGGATGCATAGGAGAAGTGATTTCAGTTGGAAAAGGAATTGCGCCAGAATCAGATATTGCCGTTTTCAATATGTTAGGATACAAATTCAATCATGCAGAATATGCAGGTAGAGGAGTAATTGAAGCAATTGGAATTGGAATTGATTTCAAAAACGGAGATTTAGCATTAAGAGGAAATTATTCAACGCTAAATGATGAACAAGTAATCATAGATAGAAGGGCAGGAAGGAATATTGAAAAAGAAGATGCAGAAGGAATTGCAAAAGAGATTGAAGAAAAAATAAAATTTTCAAGTCCAGGCATATCTGTCGTAGTATCACCTACAATCGGTCATAGAGTTACAGTTAGAATCAGAGCAAACTCTCGAAAACTTTCTTCTAAAATTACTAATACAGACCCAGCGTATAGCAATATTGGAGGAATGGGTGTTGCAAAGGCTGTAGGAGATTTTCTAAAAATTGAAAAATGTTTGCCATTAGAAGATGATGAAGATTCAAAATTCACAGCAAATATTGTTAATGAATTTTCAGAGCAATCAATTAGAATTATGAAAGAGAGTCAGATTAATAAAAAAAGGAAAGAACTGGGAAAGAAACAGCTTAGTTGTATTTTACTAAGAGATGCAGGAAACAAATATCCAGATGTTACTCCAATTAACGAAAAATATTCTATGCAATTTTCATGTATTGTAGATATGCCAGTGGAGCTTGGAATATCAGATGTTTTAAAGATGAAAGCATTTGAAGCTGGAGGATTAACAGATTATGAAGAAAAAGCTAGAGTTGCAGCAAAAGCCATGGAGACACAAAATTCAATTTATGTTCATCTCAAAGGACCAGATGAATTTGGTCATGACGGAGATGCAATAGGCAAGATGAAAAATATTGAAGAGATTGATCAGAGATTTTTCAAAACGCTTGTTGAAAATATTGATTCAAACAAAGTTGCAATCATTATATCTGCTGATCATTCCACACCTTGTATTAACAAAGGCCACAGTGATGATCCTGTACCAGTTTTAGTTTCAGCCGACTTTATTCAAAATGACGGAACCACTAGAATGACTGAAGACCAAGCAAAAAAAGGCAGTATAGGTCTGCTTCAAGGTGCAGAAGTAGTTACAAAATCTCTGGAATTAATTAAATCTCAAACCTAG
- a CDS encoding universal stress protein: protein MKNILVPYDFTNFADAALKKAIEIAKKFDSKITLFNVIGSNTDTTGMSWSRAQEVHDEVEKQVTNDLNKIKESIKDTDISVEIRHNPSTIDGILSFADTDKIDLIVMGSHGRSGFKKLVLGSVASGVIAKANCSVFIAKSPK from the coding sequence ATGAAAAATATTCTTGTGCCCTATGATTTTACTAATTTTGCAGATGCTGCATTAAAAAAAGCAATAGAGATTGCAAAAAAATTTGATTCAAAAATAACATTATTTAATGTAATTGGAAGTAACACGGATACTACTGGAATGTCTTGGTCAAGAGCTCAAGAAGTACATGATGAAGTAGAAAAACAAGTCACTAATGATCTGAATAAAATAAAAGAATCAATAAAAGACACAGATATTTCTGTGGAAATTCGTCACAATCCTTCTACTATTGATGGTATTCTCTCTTTTGCAGATACTGACAAAATAGATCTTATAGTTATGGGATCTCATGGCAGATCAGGATTTAAAAAATTGGTACTTGGCAGTGTTGCATCAGGTGTAATAGCAAAAGCTAATTGTTCTGTCTTTATAGCTAAATCTCCCAAATAA
- the thiD gene encoding bifunctional hydroxymethylpyrimidine kinase/phosphomethylpyrimidine kinase encodes MNLLSIGGSDPSSGAGIQSDIKTFSTLDVHGLTVITAITSQNTSSFGSVEPVSQKILKNQIESIMSDFKIDGIKIGMVYNSQIIEILSNQLQKLKIPIVVDPVIKSTTGGALIEKSAMIDFQKYIIPLATVITPNRFEAEILSKIKINSKKSLRLAAKKIQKMGAKNVVITGIEIGSKGISDFIFEKNKECFISGDKINLPNHGSGCNYSAAVIFALAKNKTIKESLRFAQQFTQNSIKNARKIGKGIAVTDVQDYISKDLSDAIEKFVHIKNIYKNIPECQINFVYSKQKPKSPKDVLGISGRIVKSGKEAVVAGELTYGGSKHVATALLIMNKKYPKIHSAINLKYQDKTILKIKKSKLFVSSYDRTEEPKNVKNRGSTIEWGIKKAVKDSTKMPDVIYHKGDFGKEPMIIVFGETPENVLKKILKII; translated from the coding sequence ATGAATTTACTTTCAATTGGAGGTTCTGATCCTTCATCAGGGGCCGGAATTCAAAGTGATATTAAAACATTTTCTACACTTGATGTTCATGGGTTGACAGTTATTACAGCTATTACGAGCCAGAACACTTCAAGTTTTGGTAGCGTAGAACCAGTATCACAAAAAATTTTAAAAAATCAAATAGAGTCAATAATGTCAGATTTTAAAATTGATGGGATAAAAATTGGGATGGTATATAATTCACAGATTATTGAAATTCTAAGCAATCAATTACAGAAATTAAAAATTCCAATTGTAGTAGACCCTGTAATCAAATCAACAACAGGCGGAGCATTGATAGAAAAATCAGCAATGATAGATTTTCAAAAATATATCATTCCTCTTGCAACAGTAATTACGCCAAACAGATTCGAAGCTGAAATTTTATCAAAAATAAAAATAAATTCAAAAAAATCACTTAGATTGGCAGCAAAAAAAATTCAAAAAATGGGAGCAAAAAATGTGGTCATCACAGGAATAGAAATTGGGAGTAAAGGAATATCAGATTTTATTTTTGAGAAAAATAAAGAGTGTTTTATTTCAGGAGATAAAATTAACTTGCCAAATCACGGTAGCGGTTGCAATTATTCAGCAGCAGTTATTTTTGCTCTAGCAAAAAACAAGACAATTAAAGAATCATTAAGATTTGCACAACAATTTACTCAGAATTCAATTAAAAATGCAAGGAAAATAGGAAAAGGAATAGCCGTAACAGACGTTCAAGATTATATCAGTAAGGATTTATCAGATGCAATAGAAAAATTTGTTCATATTAAAAATATTTACAAAAATATTCCTGAATGTCAAATAAATTTTGTATATTCCAAACAAAAACCAAAATCGCCAAAAGATGTACTAGGTATTTCAGGGAGAATAGTCAAATCAGGAAAAGAAGCAGTTGTTGCAGGCGAATTGACTTACGGTGGTTCAAAGCATGTAGCAACAGCATTGTTAATTATGAATAAAAAATATCCAAAAATTCACTCGGCAATTAATCTAAAATATCAAGATAAAACAATTTTAAAAATAAAAAAATCAAAACTATTTGTTTCAAGTTATGATAGAACAGAAGAACCAAAGAATGTGAAAAATAGGGGCTCTACAATTGAATGGGGAATAAAAAAAGCAGTCAAAGATTCAACTAAAATGCCAGATGTGATTTATCATAAAGGGGATTTTGGAAAGGAACCAATGATTATAGTATTTGGAGAAACCCCAGAAAATGTTTTGAAAAAAATTTTAAAAATAATTTGA
- a CDS encoding CBS domain-containing protein: MGSTDKIYGYLADIQSAKIKPLITKAITVKPSDIISGVIDKISKNDSYDVFHFNGKSTLSTNTRLLLDAKNISKTSIESLLYSIPHVGPNDTIQKAAKIISDYRTREAPVVENNKIIGSITAKKILGLLSKKGNKSIKAKMIYTKNPITISAEKPLSNAKKIMTSKRLDHLPVIKNGRINQVLTPAHIIEYLAPQERQGNRSVGIKTAHKLEFEIGNIGSTRIPQCSPDDDLGVILSSMLKTDTSCCLVKTEETLEGIITFRDILELFSKV; this comes from the coding sequence ATGGGATCTACAGATAAAATTTACGGGTATTTAGCAGACATACAAAGTGCCAAAATAAAACCATTAATCACTAAAGCAATTACAGTTAAGCCTTCAGACATTATTTCAGGCGTAATAGATAAAATTTCAAAAAATGATTCATACGATGTTTTTCATTTTAATGGGAAATCTACACTTTCAACTAATACTAGATTATTACTTGATGCCAAAAATATCTCTAAAACGAGTATAGAATCCCTCCTCTATTCTATTCCACATGTAGGTCCAAACGATACGATTCAAAAAGCAGCAAAGATTATTTCAGATTATAGAACTCGAGAAGCGCCAGTTGTAGAAAATAATAAAATCATAGGATCAATCACTGCAAAAAAAATCTTAGGATTGCTTTCAAAAAAAGGCAACAAATCGATTAAAGCCAAGATGATTTACACTAAAAATCCCATAACAATATCTGCAGAAAAACCACTTAGCAATGCAAAGAAAATAATGACATCAAAAAGATTAGATCATCTTCCCGTCATTAAAAATGGAAGGATAAATCAGGTTCTCACACCTGCACACATTATAGAATATCTCGCACCCCAAGAACGTCAAGGTAACAGGTCTGTAGGAATCAAAACTGCACATAAATTAGAATTTGAAATCGGAAATATAGGCAGTACACGAATTCCTCAATGCAGCCCTGATGATGATCTTGGAGTGATTCTAAGTTCTATGCTAAAAACGGACACTTCTTGTTGTTTAGTAAAGACAGAGGAAACTCTTGAGGGAATAATTACGTTTAGAGATATTCTTGAATTGTTTTCAAAAGTATAA
- a CDS encoding tRNA pseudouridine(54/55) synthase Pus10 — MSEYQKIIPIANKILKKYSLCDNCLGRLFSKQLHLSSNKLLGKKLSSNQNLSKCYICKNLFENLNYFLRLMLDASVNYSYHTFSVGVMIKPSIVDRDDSIRSQYKLKGIDSIKTDITRELGKSFSRKTKKTFDTQNPEIIFTVNLKDNSIQLRSKSITFSGRYVKTMRDISQKQRSCENCSGKGCRMCDFHGISEFQSVEGFISKLLFEKIGCTTAKFTWIGGEDKSSLVLGTGRPFFVKLKNPIKRNLRLTSFGTDGLRISKIKLVNESPKNPLKFNSLIQLKISTASYLDPKNLRKLKDLGKHPVVVYDKSGKRSEKQIFSVKYKKNSKNTFTLIMKTEGGLPVRRFIDGDDVSPGISQILNTTCKCHEFDFIDIEVQ; from the coding sequence ATGTCTGAATATCAAAAAATTATTCCTATCGCAAATAAAATCTTAAAAAAATACTCTTTATGTGATAATTGTTTGGGAAGATTATTCTCAAAACAATTACATCTATCATCTAACAAACTTCTTGGTAAAAAACTATCAAGCAATCAAAATCTTTCAAAGTGTTATATTTGTAAAAATCTATTTGAAAATTTAAATTATTTTCTAAGATTGATGCTTGATGCATCAGTAAATTATTCTTATCATACTTTTAGTGTGGGAGTCATGATAAAACCCTCGATTGTGGATAGAGATGATTCAATTCGTTCACAATACAAACTAAAAGGAATTGATAGTATAAAGACTGACATTACGCGAGAACTTGGAAAATCTTTTTCGAGAAAAACAAAAAAAACTTTTGACACCCAGAATCCTGAGATTATTTTTACAGTAAATCTAAAAGATAATTCCATTCAATTACGTTCTAAATCCATTACTTTTTCAGGAAGATATGTAAAAACTATGAGGGACATTTCTCAGAAACAAAGATCATGCGAAAATTGTTCTGGAAAAGGGTGTAGAATGTGTGATTTTCATGGAATTTCTGAATTTCAAAGCGTTGAGGGTTTTATCTCAAAACTTCTCTTTGAAAAAATTGGTTGCACTACTGCAAAATTTACTTGGATTGGAGGTGAAGACAAATCTAGTTTAGTTTTAGGAACTGGACGACCATTTTTTGTTAAACTTAAAAATCCTATCAAAAGAAATTTACGATTAACATCATTCGGTACTGATGGGTTGAGAATATCTAAAATCAAACTTGTAAACGAGTCTCCTAAAAACCCTCTAAAGTTTAATTCATTAATACAACTAAAAATTTCTACGGCATCTTATCTTGACCCAAAAAATCTTCGAAAATTAAAGGATCTTGGAAAACATCCTGTGGTAGTTTATGATAAATCTGGAAAACGTTCAGAAAAACAAATATTCTCTGTAAAATATAAGAAAAATTCTAAAAATACTTTTACTCTTATTATGAAGACTGAGGGTGGTTTACCCGTTAGGAGATTTATCGATGGTGATGATGTATCTCCTGGAATTTCTCAAATTCTAAATACGACGTGTAAGTGTCATGAATTTGATTTTATTGATATTGAAGTACAATGA
- a CDS encoding 30S ribosomal protein S27ae codes for MPVEQKGKKGSSPNVYKYFKVDGDKVTRIRKICSRCGKGVFMSEHKNRHTCGKCGLTEFNQ; via the coding sequence ATGCCAGTAGAACAAAAAGGCAAGAAAGGTTCCAGTCCAAATGTTTACAAATATTTTAAAGTGGATGGAGACAAGGTAACAAGAATCAGAAAAATCTGTTCAAGATGTGGAAAAGGTGTTTTCATGTCAGAGCATAAAAACAGGCATACTTGTGGAAAGTGCGGATTGACAGAATTCAATCAGTAA
- the thiC gene encoding phosphomethylpyrimidine synthase ThiC codes for MATQMTSARRGVATDEMKQVAKDESVSLDWLIPKIASGSIIIPSNNVRPQKIHNVGIGKGLKTKVNVNIGTSTLNVNLDEEIEKAKVAIKYHADTIMDLSDGGDVKKIRQTLMEHAPITFGTVPIYEAYNFGVEIHKNPLNLTEDDYLNAFENNAKDGVDYTTIHCGITKDIAKRILKVQRYGGVVSKGGTITAAWMLKHDKENPYLTHYDYLIEIAKKYDVTFSLGDALRPGSILDSHDELQVQEMINISQLTKRAHEQDIQVMVEGPGHVPLNEVAANVRLAKSLIGDVPYYVLGPLVTDIASGHDHIASAIGAAVSASEGVDLLCYLTPSEHLALPNAEEVKAGLIAYRIAAHAGDIVKIRDKVIKWDMEMTEARRTLDWEKQLALSIDPEEAAKIHSRTGQHPGNNVPCTMCGGACVYMMLPQQKKYEKENKNLQQIE; via the coding sequence ATGGCAACTCAGATGACTTCAGCTCGACGTGGCGTCGCAACCGATGAGATGAAACAAGTTGCAAAAGATGAAAGTGTTTCATTGGATTGGTTAATTCCTAAGATTGCTAGTGGCTCAATAATAATTCCAAGTAATAATGTCAGGCCACAAAAAATTCACAATGTTGGAATTGGCAAAGGTCTTAAAACTAAAGTTAATGTTAATATTGGAACCTCCACTCTAAATGTAAATCTGGATGAGGAAATCGAAAAAGCCAAAGTTGCCATAAAATATCATGCAGATACAATCATGGACCTAAGTGATGGTGGAGATGTTAAAAAAATAAGACAAACTTTGATGGAGCATGCACCAATTACATTTGGAACTGTTCCGATTTACGAGGCTTACAATTTTGGTGTTGAAATACACAAAAATCCTTTGAACTTAACAGAAGATGATTATCTAAACGCATTTGAAAATAATGCCAAAGATGGAGTGGATTACACAACAATCCATTGTGGGATTACTAAAGATATTGCAAAAAGAATTCTAAAAGTTCAGAGATATGGTGGTGTTGTAAGTAAAGGTGGAACAATTACTGCTGCATGGATGTTAAAACATGATAAAGAAAATCCTTACTTGACTCATTATGATTATTTGATTGAAATTGCTAAAAAATACGATGTAACATTTAGCCTTGGTGATGCACTTAGACCAGGCTCCATTCTGGACTCTCATGATGAATTACAAGTTCAAGAGATGATCAATATTTCACAATTAACAAAACGAGCACATGAACAAGATATTCAAGTAATGGTTGAAGGTCCGGGACATGTTCCATTAAATGAGGTTGCTGCAAATGTTAGATTGGCAAAATCTTTGATTGGAGATGTCCCATATTATGTTCTTGGTCCTTTGGTAACTGACATTGCATCTGGCCATGATCATATTGCAAGTGCAATAGGAGCTGCTGTTTCAGCAAGTGAAGGCGTGGATCTTTTGTGTTATCTTACCCCTTCTGAACACTTGGCATTGCCAAATGCTGAAGAAGTAAAGGCTGGATTAATTGCATATAGAATTGCAGCTCATGCAGGAGATATTGTAAAAATTCGTGATAAAGTAATCAAATGGGATATGGAAATGACTGAAGCCAGACGTACTTTGGATTGGGAGAAACAACTTGCATTGTCTATAGATCCTGAAGAAGCAGCTAAAATTCATAGTAGAACAGGACAACATCCTGGAAATAATGTTCCTTGTACAATGTGTGGTGGTGCATGTGTTTACATGATGTTGCCACAACAAAAAAAATATGAAAAAGAAAATAAAAATTTACAACAAATTGAGTAA